In the Ctenopharyngodon idella isolate HZGC_01 chromosome 4, HZGC01, whole genome shotgun sequence genome, one interval contains:
- the LOC127510954 gene encoding heavy metal-binding protein HIP-like, which yields MKALVCILLLLETFVFVVQQQVDGGLNENEISQQISSEDGRQNPPQTDTLRAEASTDSQQYCNLGIPDIHAALRELTATVTEQKANIRELTATVTEQKEKNRELTAADTEQKENIRALETQLREQQMFILEELNKKNDEISNLTLSQVEELRKENRDREIAFSAGLMESGSGYIGPFTTEITLTYRKVFTNIGNAYNPVTGIFTAPLKGAYMFRISIYGHGGTGATVSIIKNGQHMVMVHGDQAQGTLNSSNGVVLILEVGDVVYVRLWSGRRIADSENNHNTFSGFLLFPLREQELCRM from the exons ATGAAGGCTTTAGTATGTATACTGCTGCTGTTGGAAACCTTTGTGTTTGTCGTCCAGCAGCAGGTAGATGGAGGACTCAATGAGAATGAGATCAGTCAACAGATCAGCTCTGAGGACGGAAGACAGAATCCACCTCAAACAGACACTTTGAGAGCTGAAGCTTCAACTGACAGCCAACAATACTGTAATCTGGGCATCCCTGACATCCATGCAGCACTGAGAGAACTGACCGCCaccgttacagagcagaaagcaaacatcagagaactgaccgccaccgttacagagcagaaagaaaagaacagagaaCTGACCGCCGCAGAtacagagcagaaagaaaaCATCAGAGCTTTAGAGACGCAACTGAGGGAACAACAGATGTTTATCCTGGAAGAGCTGAACAAGAAAAATGATG AAATTTCAAATCTTACTCTGAGTCAAGTGGAGGAGTTGAGAAAGGAAAATAGAG ACAGAGAAATAGCTTTTTCAGCTGGACTGATGGAATCTGGCAGTGGATATATTGGTCCTTTTACCACTGAAATCACACTAACCTACAGGAAAGTCTTCACAAACATAGGGAACGCCTACAACCCAGTTACAG GTATTTTCACAGCCCCACTGAAAGGAGCGTACATGTTCAGAATCTCTATATATGGTCATGGTGGAACTGGAGCAACTGTATCCATTATTAAGAATGGACAGCACATGGTTATGGTGCATGGGGATCAGGCTCAGGGTACGTTAAACTCCTCAAATGGAGTTGTGTTGATCCTGGAGGTTGGAGATGTTGTCTATGTGAGACTTTGGTCTGGCAGGAGGATAGCAGATAGCGAGAATAACCACAACACTTTCAGTGGTTTCCTACTGTTTCCCTTAAGAGAACAAGAGCTTTGCAGAATGTGA